One Acidimicrobiia bacterium genomic window, GGCTCGAGGACGCCGCCGGGAGGGTCCGGGCCGAGCGGTTCGGTCCCCGGACACTCGACGTCGACGTTCTGCTCGTGGGCGACGTGCTCACCGACGAGCCCGATCTCGTCGTGCCCCACCCCCGGATCTTCGAACGCGACTTCGTGCTGGCACCCCTCGCCGACGTGGCACCGGAGCGGGTGGAGACCCCCGAGGCGGGCTGGCACGGGGTCCGGAGGGTCGCGGTAGACTGGGCACTCTGAACCCGAGTCCGGCACCCACCGTGGGCCGGAACGAGAGGTTTCGGTTGGATCGCAGCGACGCCGCGGCGCCCCGGCACGTGCCGGATGGTGCTGCCGCCTCCGGGTCGACGTCGACGTCCCCGTCCCGCGGCGCGGCGCGCCTCTTCGCCCTCGTTGGGCCCGGCCGCGCCGGCATGGCGG contains:
- the folK gene encoding 2-amino-4-hydroxy-6-hydroxymethyldihydropteridine diphosphokinase, whose translation is MTERAVLGLGSNLGDRREQLRAAVQAIREQVAPAEVAVSALYETSPVGGPPQDDYLNAVVAFDTDLDARALLRLAARLEDAAGRVRAERFGPRTLDVDVLLVGDVLTDEPDLVVPHPRIFERDFVLAPLADVAPERVETPEAGWHGVRRVAVDWAL